The genomic interval CGCCGTGCGGCGGTGTCGGCCTCGACCCGGGCCCAGAACGCGCGGATCTCCCCGGCCGCCTCGCCCGCCTCCAGGGCGCAGACCCGCTGGATGCGGGCGAGCGGCATGCCCAGCCGCCGGAGCCAGGCGACCAGCCGGGCCTGCTCCAACTGCGCGGGCGCGTAACGGCGGTAGCCGGTGTCCGGGTCGACGCGGGCGGGGGTCAGCAGACCGAGCTCGTCGTACAGCCTCAGCGCCTTGGGCGACAGCCGGGACGCCTTCGCGAACGCTCCGATGGTCAGCAGCTCCATGTACGTCCCTCCTCGTGCCGGGCCCGTCGCCCGACCCCACCGATGCTGGGCGCTCCCCCGAGGTGAAGGTCAACAGCGGGCCGCGCCGCGCGCGAGCGCACTCTTGCAAGCGGGTTGCTTGCAATTGTTAGCGCGGTGCGTCATGGTGGGAGACATGGCATCCCTGAACGTCGGCGGTCTCGGTGAGTATCTGCGCGAGCAGCGGCGCAACGCGCAGCTGTCGCTGCGGCAGCTCGCCGACGCCGCCGGGGTGTCCAATCCGTACCTGAGCCAGATCGAGCGCGGGCTGCGCAAGCCCAGCGCGGAGGTGCTCCAGCAGGTCGCCAAGGCGCTGCGCATCTCCGCCGAGACGCTGTACGTCCGCGCCGGGATCCTCGACGCCGAGCGCGACCGGGACGAGGTCGAGACGCGCGCCGTGATCCTCGCCGATCCCACGCTGAACGAGCGCCAGAAGCAGGTGCTCCTCCAGATCTACGACTCCTTCCGCAAGGAGAACGGATTCGGGGGCGGCGAAGACGGTGAGGCGGATCCCGCCGGACCCGAGCCGGGTACGGAGGCCTCCGCCGGCAAGGGCGGCAGACCCGCCGAACGCCCCGGCCGCGAGGCCGGCGACGACGACAGCGGTCCGCGGCGGACGGCCGGCTGAGCCGGCCAGGGCACCGGCCGTCCGCCGCGGACCACACAGACCCTCAGCCGAAACGACATCCGGGAGGACCCTCACCATGGCCATCACCGACGACCTGCGCAAGACCCTCAGCGACCCCAAGCCGCTCTACTTCGCCGCCGGCACCGCCGACCTGGCGCTGCAGCAGGCCAAGAAGGTGCCGGCCCTGGTGGAGCAGCTGCGCACCGAGGCCCCGGCCCGCATCGAGGCCGTGCGCAACACCGACCCCAAGGCCGTCCAGGAGCGGGTGACCGTCCGGGTCCGGGAGACGCAGGAGACCCTGCAGACCAAGGCCAACGAGCTGTTCGGGTCGATCGACACCGACCTGAAGAAGCTCGGCGAGACCGCCCAGGACCTCGCGCTGCGCAGCGTGGGCGTCGCCGCCGAGTACGCGGTCAAGGCCCGCGAGGCCTACGAGAAGCTCGCCGAGCAGGGCGAGCAGGCCGTGAAGACCTGGCGCGGCGAGGCCGCCGAGGGCATCGAGGACATCGCCGTGGCCGTCGAGCCGTCGGCCGAGCCGAAGCCCGCGCCCGCCCCGGCCGGGACCGGGGCCGGGGAGAAGCCGGCCGGGGCGGAGCGGGGCGAGCCCGCCGCGGCCACGGAGCCGGCGGCGAGGAAGCCCGCCGCGAAGAAGACCCCGGAGGCCCGCAAGGCCACGGCGAAGAAGACGACCCCGCCCGCGAAGTGAGCGGCGCGGGACCCCGCTGAAACGGGACGGAACGGCACGGGCCGGGCACGTGTGCGGTGCCCGGCCCGTTCACCGGGTATCCGGCCGGCGGATGCGGGTACGGTGACGGCGGGAAGACGACGTGGCGCCCGCCGGCGGCGCGACAAGGACGACGGCGCGGTGGACGAGCCGATCACGGGTGGTGGACGTAGTGCTGATGCAGGGCTTCGCTGATTTCTTGTGGCTGCTGAGCATGGCTTTGATCCTGTTCAGCGGCTTCGCGCTGATCGACGCCGCCACGCGCCGTGAGGACGCCTACCGCGCGGCGGACAAGAAGACCAAGCCGTTCTGGCTGATCATCCTGGGTCTCGCCTTCGTGGTGAACCTGATCTTCAACATCCTGTCGTTCCTGCCGATCATCGGCCTGATCGCGACGATCGTGTACATGGTCGACGTGCGCCCGGCGCTGCGCGGTCTGTCCGGCGGCGGCCGGAGCCGCAAGGGCTCCAGCAGCGACGGCCCCTACGGCCCGTACAACGGCGGACGCTGAGCAGGAGACCCCCGCAGCCCGGGGCCGGGCAGACCCGGAGGGCGCTCAGCGCGCCCGGTCCAGCAGCAGCACCGCCACGTCGTCCGTCAGCTCGCCGCCGTTGAGGTCCCGGACCTCGTTGACGGCGGTGCGCAGCAGTGCCTCGCCGCTCAGGCCCTCGGCGATCCGGCGGCGGATCATCTCCACCATGCCGTCCTGGCCGAGCCGCTCCCCGGTGTCGCCGACCCGGCCCTCGATCAGACCGTCGGTGTAGAGCATCAGGCTCCACTCGGCGCCCAGCTCCACCTGCGTCCGCGGCCAGCGGGCGCGCGGCAGCAGTCCGAGCGCCGGACCGTTGTCGTCGTACGGCAGCAGCCGTGCGGGCATGCCCGGGGCGGCCAGCAGCGGCGACGGGTGGCCGGCCAGGCACAGGCCCGCCCGGCGGCCGTCGGGGGCGATGTCCACCGTGCACAGCGTCGCGAAGATCTCGTCGTCCGGGCGCTCGTGCTCCAGTACCTGCTGCAGCGTGCTCAGCAGCTGGTCCCCGCACAGCCCGGCCAGGGTCAGCGCCCGCCAGGCGATGCGCAGCTCCACGCCGAGCGCCGCCTCGTCCGGGCCGTGCCCGCAGACGTCGCCGATCATGGCGTGCACGGTGCCGTCGGGCGTGCGGACCACGTCGTAGAAGTCGCCGCCGAGCAGGGCGCGGGAGCGGCCGGGCCGGTAGCGGGCGGCGAACCGCAGCGGGGAGCCGTCCAGCAGCGGTGTCGGCAGCAGGCCGCGCTCCAGCCGGCGGTTCTCCTGGGCGCGCAGCCGGCCCTCGGCGAGCCGCCGCTCCGCGGAGTCGGACCGCTTGCGCTCCACCGCGTAGCGGATGGCGCGGCTCAGCAGCCGGCCGTCCAGCTCGTCGCGGACCAGGTAGTCCTGCGCGCCGACCCGTACGGCCTCGGCGCCGCGCTCGGTGTCGTCCGCGCCGGTGAGGGCGAGGACGGCGTGCCGGGGCGCCAGCTCCAGGACGTGCCGGAGCACGGCCAGCTCGTCGCCGTCGTCCGCCCGGCCGGGCGCGGGCAGCGCCAGGTCCAGCAGGATGCAGTGGACGTCGTCGGTCAGCAGCCGCTCGGCCTCGGTGAGGTTGCGGGCGGTGCGGATGCGCATCGGCCGCCCGGCCTGGTCGAGCAGGTCGGGCACGATCGGCGTGCCGCCCGGGTCGTTCTCGATGAGCAGCAGGGTGAGCTGGGCGGGTGTGGCGGTCTGGGTCTTCGCCGGTGCGGCGTCGGACGGGGTGGCCGCGGGGGCCGTCGTCCGGTTCCCGGGCAACTCCTGTGCGGACTCGTCCGGTGCGGCGGCCGCCCCCTGACCGCCTTCCGCGGCCGGGATCGCTCTCTGCCGCGGTACGGGTGCGGGCATGGTTCCGGGTTCCTTCCCTCCCCCCGAGGGCATGGCGGGGCGACGGATCTCGGCCCTGCCCCCCGCGTGCGTCTGGCGTGAGCGGACAGGGGA from Streptomyces sp. DH-12 carries:
- a CDS encoding DUF2516 family protein — translated: MQGFADFLWLLSMALILFSGFALIDAATRREDAYRAADKKTKPFWLIILGLAFVVNLIFNILSFLPIIGLIATIVYMVDVRPALRGLSGGGRSRKGSSSDGPYGPYNGGR
- a CDS encoding helix-turn-helix transcriptional regulator; amino-acid sequence: MASLNVGGLGEYLREQRRNAQLSLRQLADAAGVSNPYLSQIERGLRKPSAEVLQQVAKALRISAETLYVRAGILDAERDRDEVETRAVILADPTLNERQKQVLLQIYDSFRKENGFGGGEDGEADPAGPEPGTEASAGKGGRPAERPGREAGDDDSGPRRTAG
- a CDS encoding fused response regulator/phosphatase translates to MPAPVPRQRAIPAAEGGQGAAAAPDESAQELPGNRTTAPAATPSDAAPAKTQTATPAQLTLLLIENDPGGTPIVPDLLDQAGRPMRIRTARNLTEAERLLTDDVHCILLDLALPAPGRADDGDELAVLRHVLELAPRHAVLALTGADDTERGAEAVRVGAQDYLVRDELDGRLLSRAIRYAVERKRSDSAERRLAEGRLRAQENRRLERGLLPTPLLDGSPLRFAARYRPGRSRALLGGDFYDVVRTPDGTVHAMIGDVCGHGPDEAALGVELRIAWRALTLAGLCGDQLLSTLQQVLEHERPDDEIFATLCTVDIAPDGRRAGLCLAGHPSPLLAAPGMPARLLPYDDNGPALGLLPRARWPRTQVELGAEWSLMLYTDGLIEGRVGDTGERLGQDGMVEMIRRRIAEGLSGEALLRTAVNEVRDLNGGELTDDVAVLLLDRAR